In Motilibacter peucedani, the genomic stretch GGAAGGTGCTGCGATGACTGACGAGCCCCTGGTCCTCGGCATCGAGACCAGCTGCGACGAGACCGGCGTCGGGCTGGTGCGGGGGCGCACCCTGCTGGCCGACGCGATCGCCTCGAGCGTCGACGAGCACGCCCGCTTCGGCGGCGTCGTGCCCGAGGTCGCCAGCCGGGCCCACCTCGAGGCGATGGTGCCGACGATCGAGCGCTCCTGCGAGAAGGCCGGCGTGCGCCTGGCCGACGTCGACGCGGTCGCCGTCACCACCGGGCCGGGCCTCGCCGGCGCGCTGATGGTCGGCGTCGCCGCCGCCAAGGCGCTGGCCCTCGCCCTCGGGAAGCCGGTCTACGGCGTCAACCACCTCGCCGCCCACGTCGCGGTCGACGTGCTCGAGCACGGGCCGCTGCCCTCGCCGACGGCGGCGCTGCTGGTCAGCGGCGGGCACTCCTCGCTGCTGCTCGTGCCCGACGTGACCGCCGAGGTGGTGCCGCTCGGCTCGACCGTCGACGACGCCGCCGGCGAGGCCTTCGACAAGGTCGCGCGGCTGCTGGGGCTCGGGTTCCCGGGCGGTCCCTACGTCGACCGGGCGGCCCGGAACGGCGACCCGGCCTACGTCAGCTTCCCGCGCGGGCTCACCGCCCCCCACGACATGCGCGAGCAC encodes the following:
- the tsaD gene encoding tRNA (adenosine(37)-N6)-threonylcarbamoyltransferase complex transferase subunit TsaD, translated to MTDEPLVLGIETSCDETGVGLVRGRTLLADAIASSVDEHARFGGVVPEVASRAHLEAMVPTIERSCEKAGVRLADVDAVAVTTGPGLAGALMVGVAAAKALALALGKPVYGVNHLAAHVAVDVLEHGPLPSPTAALLVSGGHSSLLLVPDVTAEVVPLGSTVDDAAGEAFDKVARLLGLGFPGGPYVDRAARNGDPAYVSFPRGLTAPHDMREHRFDFSFSGLKTAVARWVEQRQAEGTPVPVDDVAAAFQEAVVDVLTRKAVLACSENGVDSLLVGGGVAANSRLRALAQERCDAAGITLRVPRPGLCTDNGAMVAALGAELVMAGRAPSPLEFAADSSLPITTVTV